The Vulpes vulpes isolate BD-2025 chromosome 10, VulVul3, whole genome shotgun sequence genome has a window encoding:
- the PTPRF gene encoding receptor-type tyrosine-protein phosphatase F isoform X7, protein MAPEPAPGKTMVPLVPALVMLGLVAGAHGDSKPAFIKVPEDQTGLSGGVASFVCQATGEPKPRITWMKKGKKVSSQRFEVIEFDDGAGSVLRIQPLRVQRDEAIYECTATNSLGEINTSAKLSVLEEEQLPPGFPSIDMGPQLKVVEKARTATMLCAAGGNPDPEISWFKDFLPVDPATSNGRIKQLRSGALQIESSEESDQGKYECVATNSAGTRYSAPANLYVRVRRVAPRFSIPPSSQEVMPGGSVNLTCVAVGAPMPYVKWMMGAEELTKEDEMPVGRNVLELSNVVRSANYTCVAISSLGMIEATAQVTVKALPKPPIDLLVTETTATSVTLTWDSGNSEPVSYYGIQYRAAGTEGPFQEVDGVATTRYSIGGLSPFSEYAFRVLAVNSIGRGPPSEAVRARTGEQAPSSPPRRVQARMLSASTMLVQWEPPEEPNGLVRGYRVYYTPDARRPLSAWHKHNTDAGLLTTVGSLLPGITYSLRVLAFTAVGDGPPSPTIQVKTQQGVPAQPADFQAEAESDTRIQLSWLLPPQERIIKYELVYWAAEDEGQQHKVTFDPTSSYTLEDLKPDTLYHFQLAARSEMGVGVFTPTVEARTAQSTPSAPPQKVTCVSTGSTTVRVSWVPPPAASRNGVITQYSVAYEAVDGEDRGRHVVESISREHSSWDLVGLEKWTEYRVWVRAHTDVGPGPESSPVLVRTDEDVPSGPPRKVEVEPLNSTAVRVSWKLPVPSKQHGQIRGYQVTYVRLENGEPRGPPIIQDVMLAEAQETIISGLTPETTYSITVAAYTTKGDGARSKPKVVTTTGAVPGRPTMMVSTTAMNTALLQWHPPKELPGELLGYRLQYHRADEAKPNILDFGKDDQHFTVTGLHKGATYIFRLAAKNRAGLGEEFEKEITTPEDAPSGFPQNLRVIGLTTSTTELTWDPPVLAERNGRITNYSVVYRDINSQQELQNVTADTHLMLSGLKPDTTYDIKVRARTSKGAGPLSPSIQSRTMPMEQVFAKNFRVAAAMKTSVLLSWEVPDSYKSAVPFKILYNGQSVEVDGHSMRKLIADLQPNTEYSFVLMNRGNSAGGLQHLVSIRTAPDLLPHKPMPASAFIEDGRFTLSMPHVQDTSLIRWFYIVVVPIDRVGGSVLAPRWSTPEELELDELLEAIEQGGGERRRRRQAERLKPYVAAQVDVLPESFTLGDKKSYRGFYNRPLSPDLSYQCFVLASLKEPVDQKRYASSPYSDEIVVQVTPAQQQEEPEMLWVTGPVLAVILIILIVIAILLFKRKRTHSPSSKDEQSIGLKDSLLAHSSDPVEMRRLNYQTPGMRDHPPIPITDLADNIERLKANDGLKFSQEYESIDPGQQFTWENSNLEVNKPKNRYANVIAYDHSRVILTSIDGVPGSDYINANYIDGYRKQNAYIATQGPLPETMGDFWRMVWEQRTATVVMMTRLEEKSRVKCDQYWPARGTETHGLIQVTLLDTVELATYTVRTFALHKSGSSEKRELRQFQFMAWPDHGVPEYPTPILAFLRRVKACNPLDAGPMVVHCSAGVGRTGCFIVIDAMLERMKHEKTVDIYGHVTCMRSQRNYMVQTEDQYVFIHEALLEAATCGHTEVPARSLYAHIQKLGQVPPGESVTAMELEFKLLASSKAHTSRFISANLPCNKFKNRLVNIMPYELTRVCLQPIRGVEGSDYINASFLDGYRQQKAYIATQGPLAESTEDFWRMLWEHGSTIVVMLTRLREMGREKCHQYWPAERSARYQYFVVDPMAEYNMPQYILREFKVTDARDGQSRTIRQFQFTDWPEQGVPKTGEGFIDFIGQVHKTKEQFGQDGPITVHCSAGVGRTGVFITLSIVLERMRYEGVVDMFQTVKTLRTQRPAMVQTEDQYQLCYRAALEYLGSFDHYAT, encoded by the exons GTGCCTTGCAGATTGAGAGCAGTGAGGAGTCGGACCAAGGCAAGTACGAGTGTGTGGCGACCAACTCTGCAGGCACACGCTACTCGGCCCCCGCCAACCTATACGTACGAG TGCGCCGTGTGGCTCCTCGTTTCTCCATCCCTCCCAGCAGCCAGGAGGTGATGCCGGGTGGCAGCGTAAACCTGACTTGTGTTGCTGTGGGGGCACCCATGCCCTACGTGAAGTGGATGATGGGGGCCGAGGAGCTCACCAAGGAGGATGAGATGCCAGTTGGCCGCAACGTGCTGGAGCTCAGCAATGTCGTGCGCTCCGCCAACTACACCTGCGTGGCCATCTCCTCTCTAGGCATGATCGAGGCCACGGCCCAGGTCACAGTGAAAG CTCTGCCGAAACCTCCAATCGACCTCCTGGTGACTGAGACAACTGCCACCAGCGTCACCCTGACCTGGGACTCTGGGAACTCAGAGCCCGTGTCCTACTACGGCATCCAGTACCGCGCGGCGGGGACGGAGGGCCCCTTCCAAGAGGTGGACGGCGTGGCCACCACCCGCTACAGCATTGGCGGCCTCAGCCCCTTCTCCGAGTACGCCTTCCGCGTGCTGGCGGTGAACAGCATCGGCCGGGGACCGCCCAGCGAGGCGGTGCGGGCGCGCACAGGGGAGCAGGCGCCCTCCAGCCCCCCGCGCCGCGTGCAGGCACGCATGCTGAGCGCGAGCACCATGCTGGTGCAGTGGGAGCCGCCCGAGGAGCCCAACGGCCTGGTGCGAGGGTACCGCGTCTACTACACTCCTGACGCCCGCCGCCCCCTGAGCGCCTGGCACAAGCACAACACGGACGCGGGCCTCCTCACCACCGTGGGCAGCCTGCTGCCTGGAATCACCTACAGCCTGCGCGTGCTGGCCTTCACCGCCGTGGGCGACGGCCCTCCCAGCCCCACCATCCAGGTCAAGACGCAGCAGGGAG TGCCTGCCCAACCGGCGGACTTCCAGGCTGAGGCGGAGTCGGACACCAGGATCCAGCTCTCGTGGCTACTGCCCCCGCAGGAGCGGATCATCAAGTACGAGCTGGTGTACTGGGCAGCAGAGGATGAAGGCCAGCAG CACAAGGTGACCTTCGACCCTACCTCCTCCTACACCCTGGAGGATCTGAAGCCTGACACACTGTACCACTTCCAGCTGGCCGCCCGTTCTGAGATGGGGGTGGGCGTGTTCACCCCCACCGTTGAGGCCCGCACAGCACAGTCCA ccccctctgcccctccccagaagGTGACCTGTGTGAGCACGGGCTCCACCACGGTTCGGGTAAGTTGGGTCCCGCCGCCAGCTGCCAGCCGCAACGGCGTCATCACCCAGTACTCAGTGGCCTACGAGGCAGTGGACGGCGAGGACCGAGGGCGGCATGTGGTGGAGAGCATCAGTCGCGAGCACTCCAGCTGGGACCTGGTGGGCCTGGAGAAGTGGACGGAGTACCGGGTGTGGGTGCGGGCGCACACTGACGTGGGCCCTGGCCCGGAGAGCAGCCCGGTGCTCGTGCGCACAGACGAGGACG TGCCCAGTGGACCACCACGGAAGGTGGAGGTGGAACCACTGAATTCCACTGCTGTGCGTGTCTCTTGGAAGCTGCCCGTCCCCAGCAAGCAGCACGGCCAGATCCGTGGCTACCAGGTCACCTATGTGCGGCTAGAGAATGGCGAGCCCCGTGGCCCACCCATCATCCAGGACGTCATGCTGGCTGAGGCCCAG GAAACCATCATCAGCGGCCTGACCCCAGAGACCACCTATTCCATTACCGTCGCCGCCTACACCACCAAAGGGGATGGTGCCCGCAGCAAGCCCAAAGTTGTCACGACGACCGGGGCAG TCCCAGGCCGGCCCACCATGATGGTCAGCACCACGGCCATGAACACCGCACTGCTGCAGTGGCACCCCCCCAAGGAGCTGCCAGGGGAGCTGCTGGGCTACCGGCTGCAGTACCACCGTGCCGATGAGGCAAAGCCCAACATCCTAGATTTTGGCAAGGACGACCAGCACTTTACAGTCACCGGCCTACACAAGGGAGCCACCTACATTTTCCGGCTTGCCGCCAAGAACCGGGCTGGCCTGGGAGAGGAGTTCGAGAAGGAGATCACAACTCCCGAGGATGCGCCCAGCGGCTTCCCCCAAAACCTGCGCGTGATAGGGCTGACCACCTCTACCACGGAGCTGACCTGGGACCCCCCGGTGCTGGCGGAGAGGAACGGGCGCATCACCAACTACTCCGTGGTGTATCGTGACATCAACAGCCAGCAGGAGCTACAGAATGTCACCGCCGACACCCACCTCATGCTCTCTGGCCTCAAGCCGGACACCACTTACGACATCAAGGTCCGCGCACGTACCAGCAAGGGCGCCGGCCCACTCAGCCCCAGCATCCAGTCCCGGACCATGCCCATGGAGCAAG TGTTTGCCAAGAACTTCCGTGTGGCGGCCGCTATGAAGACATCTGTGCTGCTCAGCTGGGAGGTCCCAGACTCCTACAAGTCGGCTGTACCCTTCAAG atCCTGTACAATGGGCAGAGTGTGGAGGTGGACGGGCACTCCATGCGGAAACTGATCGCAGACCTGCAGCCGAACACGGAGTACTCGTTCGTGCTGATGAACCGTGGCAACAGCGCTGGGGGCCTGCAGCACCTCGTGTCCATCCGCACGGCCCCAGACCTCCTGCCACACAAGCCGATGCCCGCCTCCGCCTTCATAGAGGATGGTCGCTTCACCCTCTCCATGCCCCACGTGCAGGATACCTCACTCATCAG GTGGTTCTACATCGTGGTGGTACCCATCGACCGCGTGGGTGGGAGCGTGCTGGCCCCGAGATGGAGCACGCCTGAGGAGCTAGAGCTGGACGAG CTTCTGGAGGCCATCGAGCAGGGCGGTGGGGAGCGGCGACGACGGCGGCAGGCGGAGCGGCTGAAGCCATATGTGGCTGCACAGGTGGACGTGCTCCCCGAGAGCTTCACCCTGGGAGACAAGAAGAGCTACCGGGGCTTCTACAACCGGCCTCTGTCTCCAGACCTGAGCTATCAGTGCTTTGTGCTCGCCTCCCTGAAGGAACCCGTGGACCAG AAGCGCTATGCCTCCAGCCCCTACTCTGATGAGATCGTGGTCCAGGTGACACCagcccagcagcaggaggagcctgAGATGCTGTGGGTGACAGGCCCCGTCCTGGCAGTCATCCTCATCATCCTCATTGTCATCGCCATCCTCCTGTTCAAGAG GAAGAGGACCCACTCCCCATCGTCCAAGGACGAGCAGTCAATCGGGCTGAAAGACTCCTTGCTGGCCCATTCCTCTGACCCTGTGGAGATGCGGAGGCTCAACTACCAGACGCCAG GTATGCGAGACCACCCACCCATCCCCATCACTGACCTGGCCGACAACATCGAGCGTCTCAAAGCCAATGACGGCCTCAAGTTCTCCCAGGAGTACGAG TCCATTGACCCTGGACAGCAGTTCACCTGGGAGAATTCAAACCTGGAGGTGAACAAGCCCAAGAACCGCTATGCAAACGTCATCGCCTACGACCACTCCCGAGTCATCCTTACCTCCATCGATG GTGTCCCAGGGAGTGACTATATCAATGCCAACTACATCGATGGCTACCGCAAGCAGAACGCCTACATTGCCACGCAGGGCCCACTGCCCGAGACCATGGGCGATTTCTGGCGGATGGTGTGGGAACAGCGCACGGCCACCGTGGTCATGATGACACGGCTGGAGGAGAAGTCTCGG GTGAAGTGTGATCAGTACTGGCCAGCCCGGGGTACCGAGACCCACGGCCTCATTCAGGTGACCCTGCTGGACACGGTGGAGCTGGCCACATACACTGTGCGCACCTTTGCACTCCACAAG AGTGGCTCCAGCGAGAAGCGGGAGCTGCGTCAGTTCCAGTTCATGGCCTGGCCGGACCACGGGGTTCCCGAgtaccccacccccatcctggccTTCCTGCGGCGGGTCAAGGCCTGTAACCCGCTAGACGCAGGGCCCATGGTGGTGCACTGCAG TGCGGGCGTGGGCCGCACGGGCTGCTTCATCGTCATCGACGCCATGCTGGAGCGGATGAAGCACGAGAAGACAGTGGACATCTACGGCCACGTGACGTGCATGCGATCGCAGCGGAACTACATGGTGCAGACAGAGGACCAGTACGTGTTCATCCACGAGGCGCTGCTAGAGGCCGCCACGTGCGGACACACGGAGGTGCCTGCCCGCAGCCTGTATGCCCATATCCAGAAGCTGGGCCAAGTGCCTCCCGGGGAGAGTGTGACTGCCATGGAGCTCGAGTTCAAG CTGCTGGCCAGCTCCAAGGCCCACACATCCCGCTTCATTAGCGCCAACCTGCCCTGCAACAAGTTCAAGAACCGCCTGGTGAACATCATGCCCTATGAGTTGACCCGTGTGTGTCTGCAGCCCATCCGTGGTGTGGAGGGCTCTGACTACATCAATGCCAGCTTCTTGGACGGCTATAG GCAGCAGAAGGCCTACATCGCCACGCAGGGGCCCCTGGCAGAGAGCACCGAGGACTTCTGGCGCATGCTCTGGGAGCATGGCTCCACCATCGTCGTCATGCTGACCAGGCTTCGGGAGATGGGCAGG GAGAAATGCCACCAGTACTGGCCAGCAGAGCGCTCCGCTCGCTACCAGTACTTTGTCGTTGACCCGATGGCTGAGTACAACATGCCGCAGTACATCCTGCGTGAGTTCAAGGTCACGGATGCCCGG GATGGGCAGTCGAGGACAATCCGGCAGTTCCAGTTCACAGACTGGCCCGAGCAGGGCGTGCCTAAGACGGGTGAGGGCTTCATCGACTTCATCGGGCAAGTGCACAAGACCAAGGAGCAGTTCGGGCAGGATGGGCCCATCACGGTGCACTGCAG CGCCGGCGTGGGCCGCACCGGGGTGTTCATCACTCTGAGCATCGTCCTGGAGCGGATGCGCTACGAGGGCGTGGTCGACATGTTCCAGACCGTGAAGACCCTGCGCACACAGCGCCCAGCCATGGTGCAGACGGAG GACCAGTACCAGCTGTGCTATCGTGCGGCCCTGGAGTACCTTGGCAGCTTTGACCACTATGCAACGTAA